The following coding sequences are from one Nicotiana tomentosiformis chromosome 3, ASM39032v3, whole genome shotgun sequence window:
- the LOC104102105 gene encoding uncharacterized protein, whose product MESEQNPTTIHLVSSTDSPEFNHLTRALTNSSVIGLDAEWKPIRTHQSTFPTVSLLQIACHIAGADDSSIESPVFLIDLASIHLPSIYQFIRDAFVSPFILKLGFRFKQDLVYLSSTFCSHGCEPGFDRVEPFLDITSIYNNLQPRQPGRRLSNQIKSLATICREVLGISLSKELQCSDWSQRPLTEEQMQYAAADAHCLIHIFEVFKVKVAKEGNSVQSITGLQIRLDLGLKQRLDTHQNSNKMCSIKFGEASKMVQAIAPDFCKRVPISEEVVTALSPDQANQMDNVLSPIVQKYGDKILLTESDRKPKISRKKERKSSGRIANKQRPTEGDGEWQGPPPWDVTSGGDGSPKFLCDVMVEGLAKHLRCVGIDAAVSYSKKPQSRDLIEQACKEKRVLLTRDAKLLRHDYLLKNQIYRVKSLLKNDQLVEIIETFQLEISEDQLMSRCTKCNGKFIQKPLTTEEAVEAAKGFQVIPNCLFNKNLEFWQCMDCKQLYWEGTQYHNAVQKFVDVCKLNE is encoded by the exons ATGGAGTCGGAACAGAATCCAACAACCATACACCTGGTCTCATCCACTGACTCGCCCGAGTTCAACCATCTGACTCGGGCGTTAACTAACTCTTCCGTTATCGGACTCGACGCCGAATGGAAGCCCATTCGAACCCACCAGTCTACTTTCCCCACCGTCTCTCTTCTTCAAATCGCTTGCCATATCGCCGGTGCCGACGATTCGTCGATCGAATCACCAGTCTTCTTAATCGACCTGGCATCAATCCATTTACCATCAATTTACCAGTTCATCAGGGATGCGTTTGTGTCGCCTTTTATACTAAAATTGGGATTTAGGTTCAAGCAGGATTTGGTGTACTTGTCTTCTACTTTCTGCTCTCATGGCTGTGAACCCGGTTTCGACAGG GTGGAACCCTTTTTAGATATtacaagcatatacaataacctgCAACCCAGGCAACCAGGGAGAAGATTGTCGAACCAAATAAAGAGCTTGGCAACAATTTGTCGGGAAGTTTTGGGAATTTCTCTATCAAAG GAACTGCAATGCAGTGATTGGTCACAGCGACCTCTGACAGAAGAGCAAATGCAATACGCAGCAGCCGATGCTCATTGCTTAATTCATATCTTTGAAGTCTTCAAGGTTAAGGTTGCGAAAGAAG GGAATTCTGTCCAAAGTATTACTGGCCTCCAGATAAGACTGGATCTTGGGCTGAAGCAGAGACTTGACACACATCAAAATTCTAACAAAATGTGTAGCATCAAATTTGGTGAAGCTTCAAAGATGGTGCAAGCTATTGCACCTGATTTTTGTAAAAGAGTCCCCATCTCAGAGGAAGTGGTCACCGCACTGTCACCTGATCAAGCTAATCAGATGGATAACGTGCTTTCACCAATTGTCCAAAAGTATGGTGATAAAATTTTGTTAACTGAATCTGACAGAAAGCCAAAGATCtcgagaaagaaagaaaggaaatcatCTGGTAGAATAGCAAACAAACAAAGGCCAACAGAAGGCGATGGAGAATGGCAAGGTCCTCCACCCTGGGATGTGACCTCCGGTGGGGATGGGTCCCCTAAGTTTCTATGTGATGTGATG GTTGAAGGATTGGCGAAACATTTAAGATGTGTTGGCATTGATGCTGCTGTTTCTTATTCAAAGAAGCCTCAATCAAG GGATTTAATAGAACAAGCATGTAAAGAGAAGAGAGTACTCTTAACACGAGATGCAAAACTTCTGAGGCATGATTATCTCTTAAAAAATCAGATATACCGGGTGAAGAGTCTTCTAAAGAACGATCAGTTGGTTGAG ATAATAGAAACCTTTCAATTGGAAATTTCTGAGGACCAGCTGATGTCAAGGTGCACAAAATGCAATGGTAAGTTTATCCAAAAACCTCTGACAACTGAAGAAGCTGTTGAAGCAGCTAAAGGATTTCAGGTGATTCCAAACTGCTTGTTTAACAAGAATTTGGAATTTTGGCAATGCATGGATTGCAAGCAACTTTACTGGGAG